The proteins below come from a single Oryzias latipes chromosome 14, ASM223467v1 genomic window:
- the LOC101165580 gene encoding immunoglobulin superfamily member 11-like, which produces MASSAAWMLWILSAAFTSLENAALRVLVRESSLEVVRGDLVILPCSFFTSSHLSRLNIIWTMAPLSSPESPIQVIVFDHGQVIENPSLISRVAFTGLPVSADIVLNNTQVSDAGVYRCMVNNPPEAADPGIGELVLNVLEPPSLPICQWDGDLQLGGSVRLSCSVAEGVPAPDIRWAKVAPEEIPLPVNREGEFSGSVRIVNVSSQMSGLYRCSASNVLGTENCYINLSIYTTQVGPSGLLQAVLLTLAMSLLLLALLMLILWLHRTGQDGRRRGRKAEEEECYNEIRYTPSLMKRSFV; this is translated from the exons ATGGCTTCCTCTGCAGCATGGATGCTGTGGATTCTGTCTGCAGCTTTCACCTCTCTAGAGAACG CCGCACTCCGGGTCTTGGTGAGGGAGTCCAGCCTGGAGGTGGTGAGAGGCGATCTTGTCATCCTCCCCTGCTCCTTCTTCACCTCCTCCCACCTCTCCAGACTCAACATTATCTGGACCATGGCTCCTCTCTCCAGCCCAGAGAGTCCCATACAG GTGATCGTGTTTGACCACGGCCAGGTGATCGAGAACCCCTCCCTCATTAGCAGGGTGGCTTTTACAG GTCTACCCGTGAGTGCCGACATTGTCCTCAATAACACCCAAGTGTCGGATGCTGGAGTCTACAGATGTATGGTCAACAACCCACCGGAGGCTGCAGATCCTGGCATAGGAGAGCTGGTGCTGAATGTTCTGG AGCCACCCTCACTGCCCATCTGCCAGTGGGATGGAGATCTGCAGCTGGGAGGCAGCGTCAGGCTCTCCTGCTCTGTGGCAGAGGGGGTCCCCGCTCCGGACATCCGCTGGGCCAAGGTGGCCCCCGAGGAAATCCCACTTCCTGTCAACAGGGAGG GGGAATTTTCCGGCTCAGTGCGGATCGTGAACGTGTCCTCTCAGATGTCCGGTTTGTACCGGTGCTCGGCCTCCAACGTCCTGGGAACAGAGAACTGCTATATCAACCTGTCAATCTACACCA CTCAAGTCGGCCCCTCCGGCCTTCTGCAGGCCGTCCTGCTGACGCTGGCCATGAGCCTCCTGCTACTGGCCCTGCTGATGCTCATCCTATGGCTTCATCGCACTGGACAGGACGGAAGGAGGCGAGGAAGGAAAGCTGAAGAGGAGGAGTGTTATAATGAAATACGGTACACCCCCTCATTGATGAAACGCTCCTTTGTCTGA
- the dlat gene encoding dihydrolipoyllysine-residue acetyltransferase component of pyruvate dehydrogenase complex, mitochondrial yields the protein MLRLLLRLRPCGRSGPRVLPARPVALGSRPRCSGERRLHCGAGSRTSALGLVYSHRAGLLRSSQLVGSGPNTRFYSLPPHNKVELPSLSPTMQTGTIARWEKKEGDKISEGELIAEVETDKATVGFEVMDECYLAKILVPEGTRDIAVGSVICITVESPDMIAAFKDVSLDSLKSPAAAPPPAASAPPPAPPTAAAPPPAAPGSSYPPHLKVALPALSPTMTMGTVQRWEKKVGEKLGEGDLLAEIETDKATIGFEVQEEGYLAKILVPEGTRDVPLGQTLCIIVEKESDIAAFKDYIETGMAEASMPPPPPAPAATAAPAATAPSSAAAAPAAPRKGRVFASPLAKKLAAEKGIDLAQVSGSGPDGRVTRKDIESFVPPKAAPAAAAAPSPSAAAAAPPSPAAAPAAPAGTFTDFPISNIRKVIAQRLMQSKQTIPHYYLSVDVNMDQVLELRKELNEEVKSQNIKLSLNDFIIKASALACLKVPECNSSWMDTVIRQNHVVDVSVAVSTASGLITPIVFNAHIKGLAAIGTDVAALAAKAREGKLQPHEFQGGTFTISNLGMFGIKNFSAIINPPQACILAVGGSEKRLLPAENEKGFDVANMMSVTLSCDHRVVDGAVGAQWLAEFRKFLEKPVTMLL from the exons ATGCTGCGTCTGTTGCTGCGGCTCCGGCCGTGTGGTCGCTCCGGGCCCAGAGTCCTGCCAGCCCGGCCTGTCGCGCTTGGCTCCCGCCCCAGATGCAGCGGTGAGAGGCGGCTACACTGCGGAGCCGGGTCACGAACGTCGGCCTTGGGCTTGGTCTACAGTCACAGAGCCGGCCTGCTACGGTCTTCCCAACTGGTGGGTTCCGGCCCGAACACACGGTTCTACAGTCTGCCGCCACACAACAAG GTGGAGCTTCCTTCTCTGTCGCCCACCATGCAGACGGGGACCATCGCCCGCTGGGAGAAGAAGGAGGGGGACAAGATCAGCGAGGGCGAGCTCATAGCCGAG GTGGAAACGGACAAAGCTACTGTAGGTTTTGAAGTAATGGATGAGTGCTACCTGGCGAAGATCCTGGTTCCTGAAGGCACCAGAGACATTGCTGTTGGATCAGTGATCTGCATCACCGTGGAAAG CCCAGACATGATCGCAGCCTTTAAGGACGTGTCTTTGGATTCTCTCAAATCCCCTGCCGCCGCTCCTCCCCCTGCAGCCTCAGCTCCTCCCCCTGCTCCTCCAACCGCTGCTGCTCCACCCCCCGCAGCGCCGGGCAGCTCCTACCCGCCACACTTGAAG GTCGCACTTCCTGCTCTTTCTCCCACCATGACGATGGGAACGGTGCAGCGCTGGGAGAAGAAGGTCGGCGAGAAGCTCGGTGAAGGAGATCTCCTTGCAGAGATTGAAACCGACAAAGCGACCATCG gatTCGAGGTCCAGGAAGAAGgatatttagccaaaatcctGGTCCCAGAGGGAACTCGGGACGTTCCTCTGGGACAGACGCTCTGCATCATAGTAGAAAAAGAAAGTGACATCGCCGCCTTCAAGGATTACATCGAGACTGGGATGGCAGAGGCCTCCATGCCCCCACCACCTCCAGCCCCTGCAGCG ACTGCAGCGCCTGCAGCCACAGCACCCAGTTCTGCAGCCGCAGCTCCAGCGGCGCCAAGGAAGGGCCGTGTTTTCGCCAGTCCACTCGCCAAGAAACTGGCAGCTGAGAAGGGAATCGATTTGGCTCAGGTCAGCG GATCTGGACCTGATGGACGCGTCACTCGGAAAGATATCGAAAGCTTTGTTCCTCCAAAGGCTGCACCC gcagcagctgctgctccctctccatcagcagcagcagcagctcctccttCACCCGCTGCTGCACCCGCTGCTCCAGCTGGCACCTTCACAGACTTCCCCATCAGCAACATCCGCAAG GTCATCGCTCAGAGGTTGATGCAGTCCAAGCAGACCATCCCTCACTATTACCTGTCTGTAGACGTCAACATGGACCAAGTGCTGGAGCTTCGAAAGGAGCTGAACGAG GAGGTGAAATCCCAGAACATCAAGCTGAGTTTGAATGACTTCATTATCAAAGCCAGCGCCTTGGCTTGCCTCAAAGTCCCAGAATGCAACTCCTCCTGGATGGACACAGTCATTCGTCA GAATCATGTGGTGGACGTCAGCGTGGCAGTGAGCACAGCCAGCGGGCTCATCACGCCAATCGTGTTCAACGCCCACATCAAAGGCCTGGCCGCCATCGGTACCGACGTGGCGGCTCTCGCTGCCAAAGCCAGGGAGGGGAAGCTGCAGCCTCATGAGTTCCAG GGAGGAACGTTCACCATCTCAAATTTAGGGATGTTTGGAATCAAGAACTTCTCCGCCATCATCAACCCCCCCCAGGCCTGTATCCTGGCTGTTGGAGGCTCAGAGAAACGGCTGCTGCCCGCCGAGAACGAGAAAGG GTTCGACGTGGCCAACATGATGTCAGTGACGCTGAGCTGCGACCACCGGGTGGTGGACGGGGCGGTGGGGGCGCAGTGGCTGGCCGAGTTCAGGAAGTTCCTGGAGAAACCCGTCACCATGTTGTTGTGA